Proteins encoded within one genomic window of Granulicella pectinivorans:
- a CDS encoding efflux RND transporter periplasmic adaptor subunit, whose protein sequence is MPSKFTQNRIWATAAATSLAFALTACKTAAPPPPAAQAMPVAVASVALTGVPLSDTYVSTVKSRRTATMQPQVDGNITRIYVVSGQAVKAGQILMQIDPLKQLATVQSQQGTEQQQRATLSYNQADLARQKALFEAGVISKQAYEISVQSFQNSKGAVDSAAALTVTQKQQLAYYQIRAPFAGIVGDIPVHQGDYVSPTTLLTTVDENKDLEAYIYIPTERAADVHNGLAVELTDTAGNVLANSAINFVSPQVDNGLQSILAKAPIPASSKLRNQQIVNARVTWSTTQAATVPVLAVTRVGGQSFVYIAAPKDKGFVAHQVLVNLNEAIGNNYPVLSGLHPGDKVILSGIQMLQEGVPVMPLPPSPAGAAPAAAPAS, encoded by the coding sequence CCAGGCGATGCCCGTTGCTGTAGCCTCCGTGGCCCTTACCGGCGTACCTCTCTCCGACACCTACGTCTCCACCGTCAAAAGCCGCCGCACCGCCACCATGCAGCCCCAGGTCGATGGCAACATCACCCGCATCTACGTCGTCAGCGGCCAGGCCGTCAAAGCCGGACAGATCCTGATGCAGATCGACCCCCTGAAGCAGCTCGCGACCGTTCAGTCGCAGCAGGGCACCGAGCAGCAGCAGCGCGCTACCCTCAGCTACAACCAGGCTGATCTCGCCCGCCAGAAGGCCCTCTTCGAGGCCGGCGTCATCTCGAAGCAGGCCTACGAGATCTCCGTGCAGTCCTTCCAGAACTCCAAGGGCGCCGTCGACTCCGCAGCCGCTCTCACCGTCACCCAGAAGCAGCAGCTCGCCTACTACCAGATCCGCGCGCCCTTTGCCGGCATCGTCGGCGACATCCCCGTCCACCAGGGCGACTATGTCTCCCCCACCACGCTGCTCACCACCGTCGATGAGAACAAGGACCTCGAGGCCTATATCTACATCCCCACCGAACGCGCCGCCGACGTTCACAACGGACTCGCCGTTGAGCTGACCGACACCGCCGGCAACGTCCTCGCGAACTCCGCCATCAACTTCGTCTCGCCGCAGGTCGATAACGGCCTCCAGAGCATCCTCGCCAAGGCTCCTATCCCGGCCTCCAGCAAGCTTCGCAATCAGCAGATCGTGAACGCCCGCGTCACCTGGTCCACCACGCAGGCCGCCACCGTCCCCGTCCTCGCCGTCACCCGCGTCGGCGGACAGTCCTTCGTCTACATCGCCGCCCCTAAGGACAAGGGATTCGTCGCACACCAGGTCCTCGTCAACTTGAACGAGGCCATCGGCAACAACTATCCCGTCCTCTCCGGACTGCACCCCGGCGACAAGGTCATCCTCTCCGGCATCCAGATGCTGCAGGAAGGCGTCCCCGTCATGCCCCTGCCGCCGTCCCCTGCCGGAGCCGCACCAGCAGCCGCCCCCGCAAGCTAA